A region of the Arachis hypogaea cultivar Tifrunner chromosome 15, arahy.Tifrunner.gnm2.J5K5, whole genome shotgun sequence genome:
acactaaccttgtcctaaattttgagaaatgccacttcatggtgagaCAAGGCATAGTGTTAGGACACGTAGTCTCTGATAAGGGCATTTCTGTGGACCCGACCAATGTCGATGTTATTACTAGTTTACCttccctcatctgtgagggaggtccattCCTTTTTtaggcatgcaggattctataggcgctttatcaagaATTTTAGCAAAATTGcattgccattgtcgcgccttcTCGAAAAGGACGTGGACTTTAAGTTCAATAGTGCTTGTGCGGATGCATTTGAGGAGTTAAGAAAATCTCTTACCATGGCACCAATTGTGAGGGGCCCTAATTGGACGCAaccattcgagataatgtgcgaCACGTTAAATCATGtcgtaggtgccgcgcttgcacagcgcgatggtaagcTCCCCTATATCATTGCTTATTCCTTAAAAACATTGGATgcggcacaatccaactataccactacggaGAAAGagctcctagctattgttcatgcacTAGATAAAATCAGATTTTATTTTCTAGGGTTCAAAATAGTGGTATATACAGATCATGCAGCTTTGAAGTATttgttgacaaagaatgagtcgaaacctaggctcatacattggatcttgctcttgcaagagttcgacattgagattagggatcgAAGTGGGTCTAAAAATTTGGTTGCAGGTCATTTAAGCCGCCTTGAAAATCTTAAATATGACCCATTTCTGATCGATGACTCATTCcctttggatagtttgcatgctgtttcGGATAGTTTTCCTTGGTTTGCACCTATGGAGAACTACTTGGTTGCTAAGATCTTCCCTCCTAACTTTTCTAAACAttaaagggacaagttgaggagtgattccaaatattacatttgggatgacccttaCTTGTGGAAGAGGAGagtagaccaagtaattcgaagttGTGTCCCAGAATCTgaaatccaacccattcttgaagcttgtcATTCATCCGAGTGTggcggccactttggcccacaacggACGGCTTAAAAGgttttggattgtggattctggtggccaaccttattcaaggatgctaaccaatTCTGTGTGTCGTGTCATCAATGTCAGAAGTTGGGAAATGCATCCCAaaaggatgaaatgcctcaacaaccaatgttgttctgtgaaatatttgatgtatgggcatAGACTTTAGAGGGCCATTTCTcaactcaagtgggtatctatatattctgtTGGCGGTTGACTACGTATCAAAGTGGTTGAAAGcgatacctacccgccttgatgaCGCTAATGCCTAATTTCTTTCATTAGAAATAATATTGTGTGCCGCTATAGgttgccacgagcaatcgtgagcgaccaaggttcCCACTTTTGTAATAGGAAGGTAGAAGcactgctcaagcgctatgggaTACTACATAAGGTTTCAACTGCCTATCACccccaaacaaatgggcaagcggaggtgtccaaccgggagattaAGCAAATTTTGGAGAAAGTGGTGAATCCACAAAGGAAAGACTGGAGCTCTCGGttgggagatgcactatgggcatataggacgGCCTATAAGACCccgttagggatgagtccctttcggatTGTCTATggcaaggcatgccaccttccggtggagattgagcataaGACCTATTGGGCGGTCAAGTAGTGTAACATGGACATCACCAAGGCGGGTATAGCCAGAAAATTGCAACTAGAGGAACTTGAGTGTCTTAGGATGGAGGCATATGAGAATGCTcgaatctacaaggaaaagactaaggcaTTTCATGATCACCATATCCGAaagaaggattttcaagaaggtgacgaagttctcctctacaactcgaggctCAGATTCATGCCTGGAAAGCTCCGTTCAAAATGGGAAGGACCCTTTAAGGTGAAGGAGgtaaagccctatggagtggtggaaTTATTTGACCTTCAAAGTGAtacaactttcaaggtgaatggacatagagtgaagaagtatcatggcTACAAATCACCAAGGGAAGTAGAGGTGCTCCTGCTTGAGGATGCACCAAAAGGAGAGGAAGCTTAAGCgcatgaccgtccaacttaaggatgttaaagaaaagttcttggtgggagacaccccaccatggtaagatcttccttgtgtatactTTCTTGCTTCTAGCTTtagattcttgtgaattttgtgatttcttggtgTTGTTGAGTTTGCTTAGGTATGCTAgcttttgttgattttgttgaatTGTTATGATATTCATGTAGATTTCATTAATCTTGGTATGGATAAATTGATAAGGTTAGAGAAAATGCTTTATTTTGAGTAGTGAATGAATTTTTGAGTGTTTTCTGGACTATCTAACTTGAACACCTGCCAAGAATGTGTTAAAAATGCTTTTCTCTATGTGGAAAAAAAAAGGGGTCCACGCTTAAGCGTGCAGgatgcgtacgcatcgcttgcGTTTTTGCAACTTTGgtacattttcccgagagttgcgcGAGCATTGTGCAAGCACTGCGCGAAACGTGCAAATGcctacccacgcgtatgcgtgaggcaCGCCCACGCATCGCCTGTCCCGCATgcttatccacgcgtgcgcgcttatgacgcgtatgcgtcggtcgCTCTGCGTGCCACTCTTGGTACATTTTCCTGAGAGTTGCGCGAACATCGAGCGAACACTGTGCGCAATGCGCAACTCctacccacacgtacgcgtgtaGCACGTACACGAGTCATCTTGCTTTCTTgcccacccacgcgtgcgcgcacatgacAAGTACGCGTCGGTCGCCTTACATGCCTCCCCTAGTACATGACACCTGAGAGTTGCGCGAGCATTGCGCAAGCACTGCGCGAAGCGTGCAGTTGtctccacgtgtgcgcgtgctatgacgcgtacgcgtcccttacCTGTctaccaacccacgcgtacgtgtggttgGCGCTCACGCGCCCCTCTTCTTTTCTGtcccttcacgcgtacgcgtggcatgtgCGCACGCGTCACTTTCCGGACGCAGGTAATGAACAAGCGCGCCctatttcatattttgttttaaattcccCTCTTccactctcttcttcctctcttcctcctttcttcttcctttcctctTCACCATTTCTCTCACCCACTACCACCGTTGACTTCACCCACCGGCGACCACCACTTTTGGCGGTCccactttctctctcatcttctttctttccctttttctcactTGCACCTTACCTTATCTTTCTCCTCTCAAGGTCATactcttcctccttctctttgtctttgctttatttcttttctccttagttgcatttatttactcTCTCTTATTTCTTTTAGTTGCACTTTGTTAAATTTACTCttatttatttgctttctttcttctttttctttgccatTTTCCATGGGTGTTGAAATTTGAGTTAGCTCTTGCTTTGATGGGTTAGTTtgttactggtgcacgaaattgtgattcaaaaACTTGGTATGGCGAATTAGTGATCTtaacacttcttcacaactctgatgcaactaaccagcaagtgcactgggtcgtccaagtaataccttatgtgagtaagggttgatcccatggagattgtcagcttgaagcaagctatggtcatcttgtaaatctcagccaggcggattaaattggttatgaggttttgataattaaaatataaataaaacataaaataacatagaaatactta
Encoded here:
- the LOC112748535 gene encoding uncharacterized protein: MDITKAGIARKLQLEELECLRMEAYENARIYKEKTKAFHDHHIRKKDFQEGDEVLLYNSRLRFMPGKLRSKWEGPFKVKEVKPYGVVELFDLQSDTTFKVNGHRVKKYHGYKSPREVEVLLLEDAPKGEEA
- the LOC112748536 gene encoding uncharacterized protein, whose amino-acid sequence is MSMLLLVYLPSSVREVHSFFRHAGFYRRFIKNFSKIALPLSRLLEKDVDFKFNSACADAFEELRKSLTMAPIVRGPNWTQPFEIMCDTLNHVVGAALAQRDEFDIEIRDRSGSKNLVAGHLSRLENLKYDPFLIDDSFPLDSLHAVSDSFPWLPRAIVSDQGSHFCNRKVEALLKRYGILHKVSTAYHPQTNGQAEVSNREIKQILEKVVNPQRKDWSSRLGDALWAYRTAYKTPLGMSPFRIVYGKACHLPVEIEHKTYWAVK